A stretch of Henckelia pumila isolate YLH828 chromosome 4, ASM3356847v2, whole genome shotgun sequence DNA encodes these proteins:
- the LOC140860519 gene encoding calcium-binding protein KIC-like, translated as MESKGRDDDGGTWELYEDLLDVMAEKLDVDRFVGELCGGFRLLADPTKGLITPASLKNKCKVLGLEEEDAEAMVREGDLDGDGALSQMEFCILMVRLSPGIMQNADVWLQKAIQSHLQPTARS; from the coding sequence ATGGAAAGCAAAGGCCGTGATGATGATGGAGGGACGTGGGAATTATACGAAGACTTGTTGGATGTGATGGCGGAGAAGTTGGATGTGGATAGGTTTGTGGGCGAGCTGTGCGGGGGTTTCCGGCTTCTGGCGGACCCGACGAAAGGTTTGATAACCCCCGCGAGTCTGAAGAACAAGTGTAAGGTGTTGGGACTGGAAGAAGAAGACGCGGAGGCCATGGTGCGGGAAGGCGACTTGGACGGAGATGGGGCGCTTAGCCAGATGGAGTTCTGCATTCTTATGGTCAGGCTCAGCCCGGGGATCATGCAAAATGCGGACGTCTGGCTTCAAAAGGCCATCCAATCTCACTTGCAACCAACTGCACGATCatga
- the LOC140865209 gene encoding AAA-ATPase At2g46620-like, with the protein MFPLKLLFIFFSILCSIFLLRWFLHRSGLIFVVRRFADWFDDRFHVHQRFKVPEFNDSTHQENQFYRRISLYVNSLASLEDSDFTNLFSGKKPTDIVLSLDDDQVISDTFLGARVSWLNRVQRDSANQVVTRSFVLKIRRNDKRRVLKPYLQQIHAVSDDIEQRRKELKIHNNCGGRWKSVPFNHPASFDSMVMDSDLKSKIRSDLETFLKSKQYYLKIGRVWRRSYLLCGPSGTGKSSFIAAVANLLSYDVFNVDLSQVRDDADLNMLLLQTTCKSLVVIEHLDRYISENSKVSSSGFLNFMDGILNFQDERIMIFTVNTKEGIDSDLLRPGRIDVCIHFPMCDFSSFKDLACNYLGVKEHKLFPQVEEIFQSGATMSPAEIGELMLANRNSPSRALKSVITALKSASSPAELSYASEEGGGAAHWKETVPKEFRKLYGLLRMKSCKKPGSFDHDADMIER; encoded by the coding sequence ATGTTTCCACTAAAATTGTTGTTCATATTCTTCTCGATTCTGTGCTCGATCTTTCTTCTTCGATGGTTCCTGCATCGGAGTGGTCTGATATTTGTGGTGAGGAGATTTGCGGACTGGTTCGACGATCGATTCCATGTCCACCAGCGCTTCAAGGTTCCCGAGTTCAATGATTCCACCCACCAGGAGAATCAATTTTACCGCCGGATTTCGCTGTACGTCAATTCTCTGGCTTCTTTGGAGGATTCCGATTTCACCAATCTTTTCTCCGGGAAGAAGCCGACGGATATCGTTTTGTCGCTGGACGATGATCAGGTGATTTCCGATACTTTTCTGGGAGCCAGAGTTTCGTGGCTCAACAGAGTACAGAGGGATTCTGCCAACCAGGTGGTTACCAGGAGTTTTGTGCTGAAAATCAGGAGGAACGATAAGCGGAGAGTTCTGAAACCTTATCTGCAGCAGATTCATGCGGTTTCTGATGATATCGAGCAGAGGAGGAAGGAATTGAAGATCCATAATAACTGTGGGGGTAGGTGGAAATCTGTTCCGTTCAATCATCCGGCTAGTTTTGATTCGATGGTTATGGATTCGGATTTGAAAAGCAAGATACGGAGTGATTTGGAGACGTTTCTCAAGTCCAAGCAGTATTACCTTAAGATTGGCCGCGTTTGGCGGCGGAGCTATCTCCTGTGCGGCCCTTCCGGCACCGGGAAATCCAGTTTCATAGCTGCCGTAGCGAATTTGCTGAGTTACGACGTGTTTAACGTCGATTTGTCACAGGTGCGGGATGATGCTGATCTGAATATGCTTCTGTTACAGACTACGTGCAAATCTCTGGTCGTGATCGAACACTTGGATCGTTACATTTCGGAGAATTCGAAGGTCTCGTCATCTGGGTTCCTCAATTTTATGGATGGGATATTGAATTTTCAAGATGAGAGGATCATGATTTTCACAGTGAACACCAAAGAGGGGATTGATTCCGACTTGTTGAGGCCTGGAAGAATCGATGTCTGCATCCATTTCCCCATGTGCGATTTCAGTTCTTTCAAAGATTTAGCTTGTAATTACTTGGGAGTCAAAGAGCACAAACTTTTTCCGCAAGTAGAGGAGATTTTTCAGAGCGGCGCCACCATGAGCCCGGCGGAGATCGGCGAGTTGATGCTGGCGAACCGGAACTCTCCCAGCCGCGCGTTGAAATCTGTTATCACAGCCTTGAAATCGGCATCATCACCGGCGGAGCTGAGTTATGCGTCGGAAGAAGGCGGTGGCGCCGCCCACTGGAAGGAGACCGTGCCTAAAGAGTTCCGGAAGTTGTACGGTTTACTAAGGATGAAAAGCTGCAAGAAACCTGGATCGTTTGATCATGACGCAGATATGATCGAACGGTGA
- the LOC140865507 gene encoding uncharacterized protein — protein sequence MEFCPTCGNMLLYELPYMERPARFFCPTCPYVCQIENKVKIKRHLRLVKRPIDPIFSKDDNKSFNTTSSVACPECNHNEAYFSQVQTRSADEPMTLFYNCKKCNHTWRED from the exons ATGGAGTTCTGCCCAACATGTGGGAATATGCTGCTTTATGAGTTGCCTTACATGGAGCGGCCAGCCAGATTCTTCTGCCCAACATGTCCTTATGTATGTCAAATAGAGAACAAG GTTAAGATAAAGAGACACCTACGCTTGGTTAAGAGGCCAATCGATCCCATCTTCTCCAAAGACGACAACAAGAGTTTCAACACCACTTCAT CGGTTGCTTGCCCCGAGTGCAATCACAATGAAGCATATTTCTCCCAAGTGCAAACCAGGTCAGCTGATGAACCAATGACCTTATTTTACAATTGCAAGAAATGCAATCACACTTGGAGGGAAGATTAG